GAGCGCGTTGGCCGCCAGTCCATAGACCGTCTCGGTCGGCACCGCGACCACCTCACCCGCCTGCAGCAACTGCGCCGCCCGCTTGAGTGCCGCCCGAAACAACTCGGGCGCATCGGTACGCATCATTGTGCTGGCGTAGCGCTGCCCTTTTCGCATGGAGCGGGAATTTGCCCGTGAACTGTCCCGAAGGATACTCAAAAGATTTGTGGTTCCGGCCTGTGAATGGGATGCTGAGAGAGCGAATGGAAGTTAAAGTCAAAATATGCGGCATCACTAATGTCGAGGATGGTTTAGCGGCAGCGGAGGCGGGAGCTGATGCGCTGGGCTTTGTCTTTTGTGAATCGAGCCCGCGTCGTGTCTCGCTTGAAGCCGCCTCCGCGATCATCCGCCAATTGCCCCCTTTCATTATGAAGGTGGGAGTTTTCGTCGATGCCCCTGTCGAGCAGGTGTTCCGGGCCGTTAATGTATGCGGGCTGAGCCTGTTGCAGTTCCATGGCGATGAGCCGCCCGATTACTGCAATCAGTTCGGATTGATGAGCATGAAGGCATTCCGCATACGGGACGCCTCGTCGCTGGAACCGCTCCGCAGCTATCCGACTGAGGCCTGGCTCCTGGACACTTGTGTTGCCGGCAAACCGGGCGGCACAGGGGCAACCTTTAATTGGGAGCTGGCCCTGCCGGCAATGCGATGGGGCAAGCCAATCTTTCTGGCCGGCGGGTTGACTCCTGAAAACGTTGCCGAAGCCGTGCGTCGCATGCGGCCTTACGGAGTGGATGTATCAACCGGAGTTGAAAGGGAGCCCGGAAGAAAAGACGCGGCCAAAGTCAGAGCGTTCATCCAAGCCGCCAGAGTGGCCGCCAAAAGTTTGTAGGAGACGACTTGTAGGAGACGACGTAAGGAGTCTCTGATCAGCAACTTCCCGGTGAACCAAAGGGGGCCAGTCTTCGCGCTTGAGCTTTTTGCCCCGCTCGCTACCTTGCGACTCATGCCGATTTACGAATTTCATTGCGACAAGTGCAAACGGGACAGCGAACTCCTGGTGCGGTCCAGCAAATGGAAGGGCGCACAGTGTCCTCATTGCGGCTCGACCAAGCTCTCGAAGAAGCTTTCAGTATTTGCTTCTGCGGCCGCAGCCAACCCTGGCGAAG
This genomic window from Verrucomicrobiia bacterium contains:
- a CDS encoding phosphoribosylanthranilate isomerase; this translates as MEVKVKICGITNVEDGLAAAEAGADALGFVFCESSPRRVSLEAASAIIRQLPPFIMKVGVFVDAPVEQVFRAVNVCGLSLLQFHGDEPPDYCNQFGLMSMKAFRIRDASSLEPLRSYPTEAWLLDTCVAGKPGGTGATFNWELALPAMRWGKPIFLAGGLTPENVAEAVRRMRPYGVDVSTGVEREPGRKDAAKVRAFIQAARVAAKSL
- a CDS encoding FmdB family zinc ribbon protein, translating into MPIYEFHCDKCKRDSELLVRSSKWKGAQCPHCGSTKLSKKLSVFASAAAANPGEASACNAASPGSCGCHCSGGRHNH